From one Shewanella sp. GD04112 genomic stretch:
- the rplL gene encoding 50S ribosomal protein L7/L12, with protein sequence MSITKDQILEAFAAMSVMEVVELIEAMEEKFGVSAAAAVVAGGAADAGAAAEEQTEFTVMLTAHGDNKVAVIKAIRGATGLGLKEAKAMSEAAPVAVKEGVSKEEAEALKKELVEAGATVEIK encoded by the coding sequence ATGTCTATCACTAAAGACCAAATCTTAGAAGCCTTTGCAGCTATGTCTGTAATGGAAGTTGTTGAACTGATCGAAGCTATGGAAGAGAAGTTCGGCGTTTCTGCTGCTGCTGCAGTAGTTGCTGGCGGTGCTGCTGATGCAGGTGCTGCTGCTGAAGAACAAACAGAATTCACTGTTATGTTAACTGCTCACGGCGACAACAAAGTTGCTGTTATTAAAGCAATCCGTGGCGCAACTGGTTTAGGCCTGAAAGAAGCTAAAGCAATGTCTGAAGCTGCTCCAGTAGCAGTTAAAGAAGGCGTTTCTAAAGAAGAAGCTGAAGCTCTGAAGAAAGAACTGGTTGAAGCTGGTGCTACAGTAGAGATCAAGTAA
- the rplK gene encoding 50S ribosomal protein L11 produces MAKKIDAYIKLQVKSGSANPSPPVGPALGQKGVNIMEFCKAFNARTDKMEKGMPIPVVITVYSDRSFTFETKTPPASYLLKTAAGLKSGSPRPNTQKVGTIARAKIQEIAELKAADMTGADVEAMTRSIEGTARSMGLVVEG; encoded by the coding sequence ATGGCAAAAAAGATTGATGCTTATATTAAGCTACAAGTGAAATCAGGTTCTGCGAACCCTTCACCACCAGTTGGTCCAGCTCTGGGTCAGAAAGGTGTGAACATCATGGAATTCTGTAAAGCGTTCAACGCCCGTACAGACAAAATGGAAAAAGGCATGCCTATTCCAGTCGTGATCACTGTATACAGTGACCGTTCATTCACTTTCGAAACTAAGACTCCGCCAGCTTCTTACTTACTGAAGACTGCAGCAGGCCTGAAATCAGGTTCTCCACGTCCAAACACTCAGAAAGTAGGTACTATCGCTCGTGCTAAGATTCAAGAAATTGCTGAATTGAAAGCGGCCGATATGACTGGTGCTGATGTTGAAGCGATGACTCGCTCAATCGAAGGTACTGCGCGTTCAATGGGTTTGGTTGTAGAGGGTTAA
- the coaA gene encoding type I pantothenate kinase, producing MTSKNPIQKALYLAFERAQWSVLRDAVPMTLSEQDLENLRGINEKVSLSEVTDIYLPLSRLLNLIVKSKQQRGLVLDEFLGQKPSSSPYIISIAGSVAVGKSTTARILQALLRHWPEHPKVDLVTTDGFLYPLADLKRKGLLQRKGFPESYDMKMLVEFISAVKSGQAHVNAPIYSHVTYDRIRGQHQTVSQPDILILEGLNVLQTGLDSPVDIRRPFVSDFVDFSIYVDAEEHLLKQWYQERFLQFRKGAFSDEKSYFHHYASLTDDEANAIAAKIWDTINGPNLQLNIQPTRERAHLILQKGQDHLMSHVLLRK from the coding sequence ATGACGTCAAAAAATCCAATTCAAAAAGCACTCTATCTTGCCTTTGAGCGCGCGCAATGGTCTGTTTTACGGGACGCAGTGCCGATGACACTGAGTGAACAAGACTTGGAAAATTTGCGTGGTATTAATGAGAAGGTCTCCCTCTCAGAAGTTACCGACATTTACTTGCCACTCAGCAGGTTACTCAATCTCATCGTAAAATCTAAGCAACAACGTGGCTTAGTTTTGGATGAGTTTCTCGGCCAAAAACCCTCGAGCAGTCCTTATATCATTAGCATTGCTGGCAGCGTTGCCGTAGGCAAAAGTACCACAGCGCGTATTTTGCAAGCCTTGCTACGCCACTGGCCAGAGCATCCTAAGGTCGATTTAGTCACTACCGATGGTTTTCTATATCCTTTGGCTGACTTAAAGCGCAAGGGCCTGTTGCAGCGTAAAGGCTTTCCCGAAAGCTACGACATGAAGATGTTAGTCGAATTTATTTCGGCGGTAAAATCGGGGCAAGCCCATGTGAATGCGCCCATCTATTCCCACGTGACTTACGATCGTATTCGCGGCCAGCATCAAACGGTTTCTCAGCCCGATATTTTGATCTTAGAAGGACTCAATGTACTGCAAACCGGCTTAGATTCACCGGTAGATATACGTCGTCCCTTCGTCTCTGACTTTGTCGACTTCTCCATTTACGTCGATGCCGAAGAACATTTATTAAAGCAGTGGTATCAGGAGCGCTTTTTGCAGTTCCGCAAAGGCGCCTTCAGTGATGAAAAGTCGTATTTTCATCACTATGCCAGCCTAACGGATGATGAGGCGAATGCCATTGCAGCGAAGATTTGGGACACGATTAACGGCCCCAATTTACAACTCAATATCCAGCCGACAAGAGAGCGAGCACATCTGATCCTGCAAAAAGGCCAGGATCACTTGATGTCCCACGTATTGTTACGCAAATAA
- the secE gene encoding preprotein translocase subunit SecE, which translates to MTTNTENQTNSLDIVKWGLAILLLAAAVIGNQMYSETSAVIRALAVIVAFAIAGFIALQTEKGKKALAFARESQIEVRKVVWPTRQEALNTTFIVLAATGILALVLWGLDAVLMHIVNFITGV; encoded by the coding sequence ATGACAACAAATACTGAAAACCAGACTAACTCTCTGGATATCGTGAAGTGGGGTTTAGCGATCCTATTGCTGGCCGCTGCTGTTATTGGCAATCAAATGTATAGCGAGACAAGTGCCGTGATCCGTGCACTGGCTGTTATCGTTGCATTCGCTATTGCTGGTTTTATTGCCCTGCAAACAGAAAAGGGTAAGAAAGCCTTAGCGTTCGCTCGTGAGTCGCAAATTGAAGTGCGCAAGGTCGTATGGCCAACACGTCAAGAAGCGCTTAACACCACTTTTATTGTCCTTGCTGCAACAGGTATTTTAGCCCTTGTTTTATGGGGTTTAGATGCAGTGTTAATGCACATTGTCAATTTCATCACTGGCGTATAG
- the nusG gene encoding transcription termination/antitermination protein NusG: MTEAKEAKKRWYVVQAFSGYESRVCKSLIEYIKMHGMEEYFGEVLVPTEEVIEMRAGQRRKSERKFFPGYVLVQMEMNDDSWHLVKSIPRVLGFIGGTSDRPAPISDREADAILRRLQETTASPTHRVIFEPGEVVRVCDGPFADFNGTVEEVDYDKSRVKVSVMIFGRSTPVELDFNQVEKG, encoded by the coding sequence ATGACTGAAGCTAAAGAAGCTAAAAAAAGATGGTATGTAGTGCAGGCATTCTCAGGCTATGAAAGCCGAGTTTGTAAGTCACTGATTGAATACATTAAAATGCACGGCATGGAAGAGTACTTCGGCGAAGTATTGGTTCCGACTGAAGAAGTCATTGAAATGCGTGCAGGCCAGCGTCGTAAGAGCGAGCGTAAGTTTTTCCCGGGCTATGTTTTAGTCCAGATGGAAATGAACGATGACAGCTGGCATTTAGTCAAAAGCATCCCGCGTGTTTTAGGCTTTATTGGCGGAACTTCTGATCGTCCTGCCCCAATTTCAGATAGAGAAGCGGATGCAATTCTGCGTCGCTTACAAGAAACCACAGCTTCACCGACTCACCGTGTTATTTTCGAGCCGGGCGAAGTGGTGCGTGTTTGTGATGGTCCATTTGCTGACTTTAACGGTACTGTTGAAGAAGTGGATTATGACAAGAGCCGCGTAAAAGTGTCAGTAATGATCTTTGGTCGTTCTACACCTGTTGAGCTCGATTTTAATCAGGTCGAAAAAGGCTGA
- the rplA gene encoding 50S ribosomal protein L1 — MAKLTKRMRVIREKVDGTKLYEINDAVALLKELATAKFVESVDVAVNLGIDPRKSDQNVRGATVLPHGTGREVRVAVFTQGANAEAAKAAGAELVGMDDLAEQIKAGEMNFDVVIASPDAMRVVGMLGQILGPRGLMPNPKTGTVTPNVAEAVKNAKAGQVRYRNDKNGIIHTTIGKVDFTPVQLKENLEALISALKKAKPAVAKGVYVKKVSISTTMGAGVAIDQATLDTAN; from the coding sequence ATGGCAAAACTAACTAAACGCATGCGCGTAATCCGCGAGAAAGTTGACGGTACTAAGTTATACGAAATCAACGACGCTGTTGCTCTGTTAAAAGAATTAGCAACTGCTAAGTTCGTTGAAAGTGTTGACGTAGCTGTTAACCTGGGTATCGACCCACGTAAATCAGACCAAAACGTTCGTGGTGCTACTGTATTACCACACGGTACTGGTCGTGAAGTTCGCGTTGCAGTATTTACACAAGGTGCAAATGCTGAAGCTGCAAAAGCTGCTGGTGCAGAACTCGTTGGTATGGATGATCTGGCTGAGCAAATCAAAGCTGGTGAAATGAACTTCGACGTAGTTATCGCATCTCCAGATGCAATGCGCGTTGTTGGTATGTTAGGTCAAATCTTAGGCCCACGTGGTTTAATGCCTAACCCAAAAACTGGCACAGTAACGCCAAACGTTGCTGAAGCAGTTAAGAACGCTAAAGCTGGTCAAGTTCGTTACCGTAACGACAAGAACGGTATTATCCACACTACTATCGGTAAAGTGGATTTCACACCAGTTCAATTGAAAGAAAACTTGGAAGCGTTAATCTCTGCACTGAAAAAGGCTAAGCCTGCAGTTGCTAAAGGCGTATACGTGAAGAAAGTTAGCATCTCTACCACTATGGGTGCAGGTGTAGCTATCGACCAAGCGACTCTCGATACAGCTAACTAA
- the tuf gene encoding elongation factor Tu has translation MAKAKFERSKPHVNVGTIGHVDHGKTTLTAAISHVLAKTYGGEAKDFSQIDNAPEERERGITINTSHIEYDTPTRHYAHVDCPGHADYVKNMITGAAQMDGAILVVASTDGPMPQTREHILLSRQVGVPFIIVFMNKCDMVDDAELLELVEMEVRELLSEYDFPGDDLPVIQGSALKALEGEPEWEAKILELAAALDSYIPEPERDIDKPFLMPIEDVFSISGRGTVVTGRVERGIVRVGDEVEIVGIRATTKTTCTGVEMFRKLLDEGRAGENCGILLRGTKRDDVERGQVLSKPGSINPHTTFESEVYVLSKEEGGRHTPFFKGYRPQFYFRTTDVTGTIELPEGVEMVMPGDNIKMKVTLICPIAMDEGLRFAIREGGRTVGAGVVAKIFA, from the coding sequence ATGGCTAAAGCTAAATTTGAACGTTCTAAGCCCCATGTTAACGTGGGCACCATCGGTCACGTTGACCATGGTAAAACCACTCTGACTGCAGCTATCTCTCACGTACTGGCTAAGACCTACGGTGGTGAAGCTAAAGACTTCTCTCAAATCGATAACGCTCCAGAAGAGCGTGAGCGCGGTATTACCATCAATACCTCTCACATCGAGTATGACACACCAACTCGCCACTACGCACACGTAGACTGCCCAGGCCACGCTGACTATGTTAAAAACATGATCACTGGTGCTGCACAGATGGACGGCGCGATCCTGGTAGTAGCTTCTACAGACGGTCCAATGCCACAAACTCGTGAGCACATCCTGCTGTCTCGCCAAGTAGGCGTACCATTCATCATCGTATTCATGAACAAATGTGACATGGTTGACGATGCTGAGCTGTTAGAACTCGTTGAAATGGAAGTACGTGAACTGTTATCAGAATACGACTTCCCAGGTGATGATTTACCAGTAATCCAAGGTTCAGCTCTGAAAGCGCTTGAAGGCGAGCCAGAGTGGGAAGCGAAGATCCTTGAGCTGGCAGCAGCTTTAGACTCTTACATTCCAGAACCAGAGCGTGATATCGATAAGCCATTCCTGATGCCAATCGAAGACGTATTCTCAATCTCTGGCCGTGGTACAGTAGTAACTGGTCGTGTTGAGCGTGGTATCGTACGTGTTGGTGACGAAGTAGAAATCGTTGGTATCCGTGCAACTACTAAGACAACCTGTACTGGTGTTGAAATGTTCCGTAAGCTGCTTGACGAAGGTCGTGCAGGTGAGAACTGTGGTATCCTGTTACGTGGTACTAAGCGTGATGACGTAGAACGTGGTCAAGTATTATCTAAGCCAGGTTCAATCAACCCACACACTACTTTTGAATCAGAAGTTTACGTTCTGTCAAAAGAAGAAGGTGGTCGTCACACTCCATTCTTCAAAGGCTACCGTCCACAGTTCTACTTCCGTACAACTGACGTGACAGGCACTATCGAACTGCCAGAAGGCGTAGAGATGGTAATGCCAGGCGACAACATCAAGATGAAAGTGACTCTGATCTGCCCAATCGCGATGGACGAAGGTTTACGCTTCGCAATCCGTGAAGGTGGCCGTACAGTAGGTGCTGGTGTTGTAGCTAAGATTTTCGCTTAA
- the rplJ gene encoding 50S ribosomal protein L10, producing MALRLEDKKAIVAEVNEAAKGALSAVAADSRGVTVGAMTGLRKKAREAGVYVRVVRNTLARRAVEGTAFECLAETFTGPTLIAFSNEHPGAAARLLKDFAKEQANFEVKGAAFEGNFIPAADIDRLAKLPTYEEALAQLMMTMKEASAGKFVRTLAALRDQKQEAA from the coding sequence ATGGCATTAAGACTCGAAGACAAAAAAGCGATTGTTGCTGAAGTCAACGAAGCTGCCAAAGGTGCGCTATCTGCAGTAGCCGCTGATTCACGCGGTGTAACTGTAGGTGCTATGACCGGTCTGCGTAAAAAAGCTCGTGAAGCTGGTGTTTATGTACGTGTAGTACGTAACACTCTGGCTCGTCGTGCTGTTGAAGGTACTGCATTTGAGTGCCTAGCAGAAACGTTCACTGGCCCAACTTTGATTGCTTTCTCTAACGAGCACCCAGGTGCTGCAGCTCGTCTGTTAAAAGACTTTGCTAAAGAGCAAGCTAACTTCGAAGTTAAAGGCGCAGCCTTTGAAGGGAATTTCATCCCTGCAGCTGACATTGATCGTTTGGCGAAACTGCCAACATACGAAGAAGCACTAGCACAGTTAATGATGACTATGAAAGAAGCATCTGCTGGCAAGTTCGTTCGTACTCTGGCCGCCCTGCGCGATCAAAAACAAGAAGCCGCTTAA
- the murB gene encoding UDP-N-acetylmuramate dehydrogenase yields MSFPYSLKPFNTFGVEQSCLSLIEVHSKAELQSTCLSLYQSKRPILVLGGGSNIVFTDDFNGTVVRVLSKGVSCSEDDTHFYLAVEAGENWHELVQFSLNQNMPGLENLALIPGTVGAAPIQNIGAYGVELCDICDWVEYLDLDSGNLLRLTVDECEFAYRESIFKGSLRDKAVITAVGLRLPKAWQPKLAYGPLQSFTAETVTPREIFDRVCEVRSEKLPNPEELGNAGSFFKNPIVSAATYMQLAARFPSIVGYAQPNGEVKLAAGWLIEHAGLKGFVLGNAGVHAKQALVLVNLGHATGQDICRLALHVIARVNEVFGVKLEAEPRIMGLTGETSLDV; encoded by the coding sequence ATGTCTTTTCCATATTCGCTAAAGCCGTTTAATACTTTTGGCGTGGAGCAATCCTGCTTATCCTTGATTGAAGTCCATTCCAAGGCAGAGCTACAGTCGACCTGCTTATCCTTATATCAGTCTAAGCGACCTATACTTGTTCTCGGTGGCGGCAGCAATATCGTATTCACCGATGATTTTAATGGCACTGTAGTGCGTGTTCTCTCTAAAGGAGTTTCCTGCTCTGAAGATGACACTCACTTTTACCTTGCTGTTGAGGCGGGTGAGAACTGGCATGAGTTGGTTCAATTCAGCTTAAATCAGAACATGCCGGGACTTGAGAATTTAGCGCTGATCCCTGGCACCGTTGGTGCGGCTCCGATCCAAAATATCGGCGCCTATGGCGTTGAGCTGTGCGATATTTGTGATTGGGTCGAATATCTGGACCTCGACTCTGGTAACTTGCTAAGGCTTACAGTCGATGAGTGTGAGTTTGCCTATCGGGAGTCGATATTTAAAGGCAGCTTACGCGACAAAGCTGTGATTACCGCCGTTGGTTTGCGCCTTCCTAAAGCTTGGCAACCGAAATTGGCCTATGGTCCGTTGCAATCATTTACCGCTGAGACAGTGACCCCAAGGGAGATTTTTGACCGGGTCTGTGAAGTGAGGAGTGAAAAGCTACCTAACCCAGAAGAGCTAGGAAATGCAGGCAGTTTCTTTAAGAATCCTATTGTAAGCGCAGCGACTTATATGCAGCTTGCTGCGCGTTTCCCGAGTATCGTCGGTTATGCGCAACCCAATGGAGAGGTTAAACTGGCTGCGGGTTGGCTAATTGAGCATGCAGGTCTTAAGGGGTTTGTTCTTGGGAATGCAGGCGTGCATGCGAAGCAAGCTTTAGTATTAGTCAATTTAGGTCATGCGACTGGCCAAGATATTTGTCGATTAGCATTGCATGTGATTGCGCGAGTAAATGAGGTTTTTGGTGTTAAGCTCGAAGCCGAGCCAAGAATTATGGGATTAACAGGGGAGACGAGTCTCGATGTCTGA
- the birA gene encoding bifunctional biotin--[acetyl-CoA-carboxylase] ligase/biotin operon repressor BirA, protein MSDNWVRKREILGLLSSEHFVSGEELATQLGISRAAVSKHVDALEGYGVAIYSVKGRGYKLANPISLIDSARLIQSIDNRCFYFDEIPSTNGFMLSHTGELKSGDLCVAEYQSAGRGRRGRTWVSPYGHHLYFSQFWSFPQGMAQAMGLSLVVACSLVEVLKSFGVDNIGVKWPNDIYLNYKKLAGILIEMSGQADSECQLIIGIGVNMAMSEDQGKGINQPWSDLSALATMPNKTDLVIALQKQLKKDIQLFEREGLAAFKLRWQAADLFYGKEIRLLMGENHVDGICRGVDEQGAVLLETADGTQAYIGGEISLRPR, encoded by the coding sequence ATGTCTGATAACTGGGTGAGAAAACGCGAAATACTGGGATTGCTGTCGAGCGAACATTTTGTCTCAGGTGAAGAATTGGCGACACAACTGGGTATTTCTCGTGCGGCGGTCAGTAAGCATGTGGATGCTTTGGAAGGCTATGGCGTGGCAATTTACAGTGTCAAAGGCCGCGGTTACAAGCTAGCGAACCCCATCTCCCTCATCGACTCGGCTCGGTTAATTCAGTCAATTGATAATCGTTGCTTTTATTTTGATGAGATCCCTAGTACTAACGGATTTATGTTAAGTCATACGGGTGAGCTTAAGAGTGGCGACCTGTGTGTCGCGGAATATCAGTCGGCAGGGCGAGGTCGTCGCGGCCGTACTTGGGTTTCTCCCTATGGGCATCATTTATATTTCTCGCAGTTTTGGTCATTCCCACAGGGGATGGCGCAGGCGATGGGCTTAAGCCTAGTGGTGGCTTGTAGCTTAGTCGAGGTATTGAAATCCTTTGGTGTTGATAATATCGGCGTGAAGTGGCCAAACGATATTTACCTGAATTATAAAAAGCTTGCTGGGATTTTAATTGAGATGTCAGGTCAGGCCGACAGCGAATGCCAATTGATCATTGGTATTGGCGTTAATATGGCCATGTCGGAAGACCAAGGAAAAGGTATCAACCAGCCTTGGAGCGATTTATCCGCCTTAGCTACTATGCCGAATAAAACGGATCTCGTGATTGCGCTGCAAAAGCAGCTGAAGAAAGACATTCAACTCTTTGAGCGAGAAGGACTTGCGGCATTCAAACTGCGTTGGCAAGCGGCTGATTTATTCTATGGGAAAGAGATCCGTTTGCTCATGGGGGAAAATCATGTCGATGGTATTTGCCGGGGCGTCGACGAACAGGGCGCTGTGCTACTCGAAACCGCCGATGGCACACAGGCATACATCGGCGGTGAAATCAGTTTAAGGCCAAGATAG